Proteins encoded within one genomic window of Gemmatimonas sp.:
- a CDS encoding DUF92 domain-containing protein — MLPSALRSDVLLGFGAAAVIATIAWRTGALTRGGALTATVVGGVAMTAGRSWGLFLVLWFITASLASRLGKRTKERATADVVAKGGQRDAAQVLANGGVFAACALTSLLAAHAGDTAALMGAAALVAAGADTLATEIGTLWRGRPWSLRTLGPVPVGTSGAVSLAGSAGMVLGAWALATAAAGTGLIPSSTVLLVATAGIAGAVADTVVGAFWQVRRWCASCARETEQIVHRCGTPTQPWRGIPWLDNDRVNLLCTLAGALAALLLGR; from the coding sequence GTGCTGCCGTCGGCGTTGCGGTCCGACGTACTGCTGGGGTTCGGAGCGGCCGCCGTCATCGCCACCATCGCGTGGCGCACCGGGGCCCTCACGCGCGGCGGCGCGCTCACGGCCACGGTGGTTGGCGGGGTGGCCATGACGGCCGGGCGAAGCTGGGGGCTGTTCCTCGTGCTCTGGTTCATCACGGCATCGCTGGCCTCGCGTCTGGGGAAGCGCACCAAGGAGCGGGCCACGGCCGATGTGGTTGCCAAGGGCGGGCAGCGCGACGCGGCGCAGGTGCTGGCCAACGGCGGGGTGTTCGCCGCCTGTGCCCTCACGAGCCTGCTGGCGGCCCACGCCGGTGACACCGCCGCCCTTATGGGCGCCGCGGCGCTCGTGGCCGCCGGGGCCGACACCCTGGCCACCGAAATCGGGACGCTGTGGCGCGGACGCCCCTGGTCGCTGCGCACGCTGGGGCCGGTGCCCGTCGGCACCTCAGGAGCCGTCAGCCTTGCCGGTTCTGCCGGGATGGTACTGGGGGCGTGGGCCCTGGCGACCGCCGCTGCGGGTACCGGGCTCATCCCGTCATCAACGGTGCTCCTGGTCGCGACGGCCGGCATCGCCGGGGCCGTGGCCGACACCGTGGTGGGCGCGTTCTGGCAGGTTCGGCGCTGGTGCGCCAGCTGCGCACGCGAAACGGAGCAGATCGTGCACCGGTGCGGAACGCCAACGCAGCCGTGGCGCGGGATACCCTGGCTCGACAACGACCGGGTGAACCTGCTGTGCACGCTGGCGGGTGCCCTTGCTGCGCTGCTGCTGGGGCGCTGA